Below is a genomic region from Dechloromonas denitrificans.
CAGGCGTTCGCGCAAGTGCAGAACGGCCTGTCGCTTCCAGCCCAGCAGGGTATTCACGGAAGTACCGCTTTCTGCTGCCATTTCCTTGAAGCTGCGCCCATCGAGTTCGTGGGCAATGAACACATCGCGCGGCCCGGCCGGCAATTCGTCGAGCGCAGCCGCAATCGCATCCAGCCACAAACCACGCAAATGTGCCGCCTCCGGACCGCCGTCATCGGCCGGCATGGCCTTATCCAGCCAATCAGCGGCATCGTCATCCTCTACGCCGGAAATCGGCAACGGCTCCTCGCGCCGCTTGCGAAAGCGGTCGATGATGCGATTGCGCGCCACCCGGAACAGCCATGCACCGACTTGCTCGATCGGCTCCGGCAAGCGCCAGGCCTCAACCAGTTCGAAAAAGACATCCTGCAGGATGTCCTCCGCCTCACCCGGATCAGGCACCCGCTGACGAATAAAACTGCCCAGCCGCCCGCTTTCGCGGGCAACGGTTTCAGTCAGGCGGCGGTTTTGCTCAGCCATCAGGCGGTTCTTTTCGTAAAGCGGTGACAGGGAAAACGATGTGTCCATGCCTGGGTAGACGAACGAGAAATACAAATATTGCGGGAAACTGGAAAATAATTGGCATGACGACGCATGCCACAGATCGGACGGGCATCCAGCCCCGTCGAATCGAGAACAACAAAAAACCCGCAGAGCCTGAGCCATGCGGGTTTGAAGTTGTTTTTAACTGGTGCGAGCGGAGGGTTTCGAACCCCCGACCCCCGCCGTGTGAAGGCGATGCTCTACCCCTGAGCTACGCTCGCAAAGCGTTAAAAGCGGGTACCTGAAACTCTTCTGCTTGTTGATTCATGGCAAACATGATCAAACAAGCTGATACAGCAATTCAGGAGCCGCGCATTTAAACATAAGTCAGTCAGCGCGTCAAACCACGCTCGGCTAGAATAACGGTCTTTGCATCCGTATAGATTACGCCCCTCATGAAGCCTGTCCGCACCCGTTTCGCCCCCAGCCCCACCGGTTACCTGCACATCGGCGGCGCCCGTACCGCCCTCTTCTCCTGGGCCTTTGCCCGTCGCCACGGCGGCACTTTCGTATTGCGCATCGAGGACACCGACGTTGCACGTTCGACGCCGGAAGCCGTACAAGCGATCATCGACGGGATGAACTGGCTCGGCCTGGCGCATGACGAAGGTCCGTTCTACCAGATGCAACGCATGGAGCGTTACAAGGAAGCCATCCAGCAAATGTTGGCCAACGGCACCGCTTATTACTGCTACACGACGCGCGAAGAACTCGATGCGCTACGTGCCGAACAAGAAGCCAAGAAGGAAAAGCCGCGCTACGACGGACGCTGGCGCCCGGAAGCCGGCAAGACCCTGCCGACCCCGCCGACCGACATCCCGCCGGTGATCCGCTTCAAGAACCCAAAGGATGGCGTCGTTGCCTGGGATGATCAGGTCAAGGGCCGAATCGAAATCGCCAATGGCGAACTGGACGACCTGATCATCGCCCGTGCCGACGGCACACCGACCTATAACTTCTGTGTCTGCGTCGACGACTGGGACATGGGCATCACCCACGTTATCCGCGGCGACGACCATGTCAACAACACGCCGCGCCAGATCAACATACTCGCTGCACTCGGCGCCGAAGTGCCGCAATACGCCCACCTCTCGATGATCCTCGGCGACGACGGCGCCAAGCTGTCCAAGCGCCACGGCGCCGTATCGGTCATGCAATATGACGAAGACGGTTTCCTGACCGAAGCCGTGATCAATTACCTGGCCCGCCTCGGCTGGTCGCACGGCGACGATGAAGTGTTCTCGCGCCAGCAGTTCGTCGAATGGTTCGACCTTGACCACATCACCGCCTCTGCCGCCCAGTTCAATACAGAGAAGCTGTTGTGGCTGAACCAGCATTACATGAAGCAACTACCGGCTGCCGAACTGGCCGCCAAGGTCAAACCTCGCCTGCTCGCACGCGGCATCAATACCGATGCCGGCCCCAGCCTTGAGAATGCGGTTGCTTTGTATGTCGACCGCAGCAATACGCTCAATGTGCTGGCCGATGCGGTCGAAGTCTTCTATACGACAATCACGCCAAACCCTGAGCTGCTCGCACAACACCTGAGCGACGAGGCTCGCCCTGCACTGGTCGATTTCGCAGCCGGCATTGCCAACGTTGCCTGGGAGGCTCCGGCGATCAATGCGCTGATCAAGGAAACTGTCGCCAAACATGGCCTGAAAATGCCAAAGCTGGCGATGCCCTTGCGCGTTTTGCTAACAGGTCAGGCTCAAACGCCTTCGGTTGATGCAGTCATTGTGCTGATCGGGCGCGACAAAGTTATCAGCCTTCTTGGGGGCAATCTCTAAAAAACGCAAAAAGCCCTTTACAAGCTGTAAAACACTCCCTATAATGCGGCCTTCTTTCGCGGCGGGGGTATAGCTCAGCTGGGAGAGCGCTTGCATGGCATGCAAGAGGTCCGCGGTTCGATCCCGCGTACCTCCACCAAAAAGCGCGAAAGAAAGTTAGTCCGGGTCCCCATCGTCTAGAGGCCTAGGACACCGCCCTTTCACGGCGGTAACCGGGGTTCGAATCCCCGTGGGGACGCCAAGAATTTGGCAGTGTGCAGTTTAGTAGTGTGGAGTGGTAGTTCAGTTGGTTAGAATACCGGCCTGTCACGCCGGGGGTCGCGGGTTCGAGTCCCGTCCACTCCGCCAACGCTTTAGAGGTTCTGAGTTAGCTCTCAGGGTCTTGGGTGAAAACCCGAAGTCGTTCGGTTATCTCTCCAAATGGGGGTATAGCTCAGCTGGGAGAGCGCTTGCATGGCATGCAAGAGGTCCGCGGTTCGATCCCGCGTACCTCCACCAGATGCTGAACGAGCAGTTGTTGTAGTTAGTCCGGGTCCCCATCGTCTAGAGGCCTAGGACACCGCCCTTTCACGGCGGTAACCGGGGTTCGAATCCCCGTGGGGACGCCAAGAATTTGGCAGTGTGCAGTTTAGTAGTGTGGAGTGGTAGTTCAGTTGGTTAGAATACCGGCCTGTCACGCCGGGGGTCGCGGGTTCGAGTCCCGTCCACTCCGCCAACAAATAAATAAACCAGCTACGGCTGGTTTTTTTATTTCCCGCCCACGATCAGGGATCGTTCAGCCTTAGCCCGGTATAATTGCCGGTTTGGTTGCCCCGTTGTGCCAGGAGCCTCAGTCTATGCAGCACCGTACTTTTCTGTCGCTTCTCCGCCGCTTGACCGGCGCCTCGCTGGGCTTGGCGATACTTGTTTCAGTACAGCCAGCCCAGGCTGAATCCCCCTTCAGACTCCCCCTGATATCGCTGATCATGCCCGGCCTGAACAGCGAACCGGAAGCCCCCACGCCAGAAGCCGCACTGACCGTTCACGAACTGCCTGCAGCCTATCCATTCCCACAAAACATCGACCTGACCAGCCAACCCAACGATTTGTGGATACGTATCCGCAATGGCTTCGCAATGGCTGACCTGAACGATGATCTCACCCTGCATTACCAGCAGTATTACCAGAACCGCCCTGATGCACTGCGCCGCATGGTTGAGCGTAGCCGGCCGATCATGCACCACATTGTCGAGGAACTGGAAGCGCGCGGCATGCCGACCGAACTGGCGCTGCTGCCGATGGTGGAAAGCTCATTCAATCCGATGGCTTATTCACGCGCCCATGCGGCTGGCCTGTGGCAGTTCATTCCGGCCACCGGCAAGCGGTTCAATCTGGAACAGAACTGGTGGCAGGACCAGCGCCGTGACATCGTCGCCTCTACCAGCGCTGCGCTCGACTACCTGCAGAGCATTTATGAAATGCATGGCGACTGGCACCTTGCACTGGCCTCATACAACTGGGGAGAAGGTGCCGTCAAACGCGCAGTCGAAAAGAACATTGCGCGCGACCTGCCTACCGACTACGCCAGCCTGACCATGCCGAACGAAACACGGCATTACGTCCCCAAACTCCAGGCCCTGAAGAATATCTTCAACAATCCTCGCCTGATGGCCCAGCTGAACATTCCAAGCATCAGCAACCGTCCTTATTTCACCACCGTTGAAACGGCTCGTGCGATGGATGTCAAAACGGCAGCACGCCTGGCCAATATGCCGATGGATGCCTTTGTGGCACTGAACCCCTCGCACAATCGGCCGGTCATCAAGGCATCGACGCCACTGGTCATTCCGGAAGACAAGCTGGCCACCTTCCAAAGCAATCTTGAGCGGACCAACACACCACTCACCGAGTGGCAGGCCTATACGTTGAAGTCCGGTGAAAAGCTCAACAAACTGGCCCCCCGCTTCGGCATTCCGCTGGCAGAGTTGCTGCGGATCAACGGCCTGAGCGGCAAGGTTCGCCTGGGTAGCGGCTCGACCATCCTGGTGCCATCAGGCCAGGGGAGCAGCGATCTTTCCCTGCTCGGCAACCAGGCCTCCCTGCCGCAGATCATCGAACCGGAACCTGCCCCCAGTCGAGTGGCAGAAAAATCGACCAAGAAAGAGGCGGCCAAGCCGACCGGCAAAGCCGACCATAAACACGCAAACAACAAGACAGCAGCCAAACAGGGTAAGCCGGAACATGGCAAAGCAAGCGGGAAAACAGTTGCTGTAAAAACCGGATCAAGCAGCGCCAAGCCCAAAGCCGGCAGCAGCAAGCCTGCTGCAACGCCCGCCAAAACCGGCAAACCAGCCGTCACAGCAAAAAAGCGCGGTTGATTTAGGTCGCAAAATGGCAGTTGACCGTGTGAGTCGCTGAAATTACGCGGCTTTCAGGGTACTGCTGGCGACACAGATCGGTCGCCTGCTGGCAACGCGGGTGGAAGTGGCAACCGGATGGCGGATTGGCCGGCGACGGCGTTTCTCCCGGCAGGCGGATGATTGCCGACTGCGCATCCAGCCGCGGCGCCGGAACTGCCGAAAGCAAGGCCTGCGTATAGGGATGGCGCGGCGCCCGCAACACTTCTTCTGCCTGCCCCCGCTCGACAATCCGGCCAAGGTACATCACGGCGATATCGTGGGCCAGGTATTCGACGACGGCAAAATTGTGCGTAATAAAGAGAAAAGCCACGCCCAGCTCAGCCTGCAGTGTTTTCAGCAGGTTGAGGATTTGCGCCTGAACCGACACATCCAGCGCCGAAGTTGGCTCGTCGCAAATGAGCAGCGCCGGCTGAACAGCCAGCGCCCGGGCAATGGCAATGCGCTGACGCTGGCCGCCAGAAAATTCGTGCGGGTAGCGCCCGGCAGCATCGTCAGGCAAGCCAACCTGCCTGAGCAAGGCGGCGACCGCCCTCGCCTGCTCGATCGCCTCTCCAGCCAGCCCAAGGGCGGCCATCCCTTCGGCAATGATCTCTCCGACACGCAAGCGCGGATTGAGCGAAGCAAAGGGATCCTGAAACACCATCTGCATCTGGCGGCGAGCGTTGCGCAACGGTCCAGGCGGCATACCAACCAGTTCACTGCCGGCAAGGCGAACGCTGCCCGCCGTCGGCCTGATCAATTGCAGCAATGCCTTGCCGACCGTGGTCTTGCCGCAACCGGACTCACCAACCAGCGCCAGGGTACGCCCGGCGGAAATGGCCAGTGAAACCCCGTCGACCGCGCGAACATGCCCGACTGTGCGCTGCAGCAGACCGCGACGGATCGGAAAATGGACTTTCAGCGCGTCGACCGCAAGAAACGGGTTTTCAGTGTTTACGACAAGATCATCCGGTGGACCGGACAAGTTCGTTTCAGCCGACAGGGCATCACCCGACCAGTGGCAACGCAATTGATGCGTTAGCGCAACGCTGCGCCAGGTCGGCGAGTTTTCGCGGCAAAGCGGCATGCAATGCGTACACCGCTCGGCGAAACGACAACCGCCCGGCATCGCATCAAGCGCGGGCACTTGCCCGGGAATCGTTTTAAGCCGCGAACCGCGCCGGGCAATATCCGGCAACGCAGCAAACAAGGCCTGCGTATAGGGATGCTGCGGGTGGCTGAAAAACGCCTCGCGACTGGCCACTTCGACCAACTCGCCGGCGTACATCACACCGATGCGATGCGCCATCCGGGCAACCACCCCGAGATCATGCGTGATCAACAAGATGCCCATGCCGCGCTCGACCTGCAAGCGGGCCAGCAGATCGAGAATCTGCGCCTGCACGGTGACATCGAGCGCGGTTGTCGGCTCATCGGCAATCAACATATCCGGTTCGCCGGCCAG
It encodes:
- the gltX gene encoding glutamate--tRNA ligase, giving the protein MKPVRTRFAPSPTGYLHIGGARTALFSWAFARRHGGTFVLRIEDTDVARSTPEAVQAIIDGMNWLGLAHDEGPFYQMQRMERYKEAIQQMLANGTAYYCYTTREELDALRAEQEAKKEKPRYDGRWRPEAGKTLPTPPTDIPPVIRFKNPKDGVVAWDDQVKGRIEIANGELDDLIIARADGTPTYNFCVCVDDWDMGITHVIRGDDHVNNTPRQINILAALGAEVPQYAHLSMILGDDGAKLSKRHGAVSVMQYDEDGFLTEAVINYLARLGWSHGDDEVFSRQQFVEWFDLDHITASAAQFNTEKLLWLNQHYMKQLPAAELAAKVKPRLLARGINTDAGPSLENAVALYVDRSNTLNVLADAVEVFYTTITPNPELLAQHLSDEARPALVDFAAGIANVAWEAPAINALIKETVAKHGLKMPKLAMPLRVLLTGQAQTPSVDAVIVLIGRDKVISLLGGNL
- a CDS encoding ABC transporter ATP-binding protein → MLKVDQLRLGFTAGRRMLLAVDGISLTISRGETFALLGESGCGKSATAQAIMRLLPPAGRMLGGSVSLHDEALLTLPEAEMRTVRGARMAMIFQEPATSLNPVMTVGAQIGEVLSRHLGLRGPAARERMLALLRQVGIADPERRLDEYPFQLSGGMKQRVMIAIALAGEPDMLIADEPTTALDVTVQAQILDLLARLQVERGMGILLITHDLGVVARMAHRIGVMYAGELVEVASREAFFSHPQHPYTQALFAALPDIARRGSRLKTIPGQVPALDAMPGGCRFAERCTHCMPLCRENSPTWRSVALTHQLRCHWSGDALSAETNLSGPPDDLVVNTENPFLAVDALKVHFPIRRGLLQRTVGHVRAVDGVSLAISAGRTLALVGESGCGKTTVGKALLQLIRPTAGSVRLAGSELVGMPPGPLRNARRQMQMVFQDPFASLNPRLRVGEIIAEGMAALGLAGEAIEQARAVAALLRQVGLPDDAAGRYPHEFSGGQRQRIAIARALAVQPALLICDEPTSALDVSVQAQILNLLKTLQAELGVAFLFITHNFAVVEYLAHDIAVMYLGRIVERGQAEEVLRAPRHPYTQALLSAVPAPRLDAQSAIIRLPGETPSPANPPSGCHFHPRCQQATDLCRQQYPESRVISATHTVNCHFAT
- a CDS encoding RNA polymerase sigma factor, encoding MDTSFSLSPLYEKNRLMAEQNRRLTETVARESGRLGSFIRQRVPDPGEAEDILQDVFFELVEAWRLPEPIEQVGAWLFRVARNRIIDRFRKRREEPLPISGVEDDDAADWLDKAMPADDGGPEAAHLRGLWLDAIAAALDELPAGPRDVFIAHELDGRSFKEMAAESGTSVNTLLGWKRQAVLHLRERLRPLYDEQP
- a CDS encoding transglycosylase SLT domain-containing protein; this translates as MQHRTFLSLLRRLTGASLGLAILVSVQPAQAESPFRLPLISLIMPGLNSEPEAPTPEAALTVHELPAAYPFPQNIDLTSQPNDLWIRIRNGFAMADLNDDLTLHYQQYYQNRPDALRRMVERSRPIMHHIVEELEARGMPTELALLPMVESSFNPMAYSRAHAAGLWQFIPATGKRFNLEQNWWQDQRRDIVASTSAALDYLQSIYEMHGDWHLALASYNWGEGAVKRAVEKNIARDLPTDYASLTMPNETRHYVPKLQALKNIFNNPRLMAQLNIPSISNRPYFTTVETARAMDVKTAARLANMPMDAFVALNPSHNRPVIKASTPLVIPEDKLATFQSNLERTNTPLTEWQAYTLKSGEKLNKLAPRFGIPLAELLRINGLSGKVRLGSGSTILVPSGQGSSDLSLLGNQASLPQIIEPEPAPSRVAEKSTKKEAAKPTGKADHKHANNKTAAKQGKPEHGKASGKTVAVKTGSSSAKPKAGSSKPAATPAKTGKPAVTAKKRG